AGCACGGAGGGGGATTAGGGTATTCCTTTTTGGGCCTGCTGCTGGATGGGTAATTTGGAAGCGCGGCTTTGTAAGCAAGCAtcaacactcccccccccccccccccccccccactccctccactcccctcacGATGATCCGTGGTCattgccggtcctagcacattgggCGCCCCGGGACAGTGTATCACTTGCAActgcccggtctgcccgtgcctaaaaccgcccctgcccGTGGTTGTCACGGTGACAGAGGTTGTTTCCCCTGGCCTCTCAGTACCTGTGGTCCCTGACTGGCAGCTGCAGAGGAAGCCAGTGGCATGCCGGGGGTCGTAGCTAGCCGGCAGAAGAGGCTCCACCCCGTAGAGGAGCTGCCAGGACCTCTCTATGCAGCGGCCTCCGTGCAGGCAGGGGGCGCTAGCGCACTCGCTCACGTCCACCTCACACTCACGCCCCTTGAAGCCtgcacaggacaggagaggaagatgaacaGCAGGAAGGACATACACAGTATTTAAACACACAAGTTaaagtctctttctctttgtatgTTTAATCCTCCTTTATTGTCTCCCTTCCCTCAAAGTGtggtaggcctacattcatccagGGGCTATATTTGACCACAACTAGGTAAAGTGTCTTCCTGTATATGCTCTGTTTGTGTCTGCTGTGGAGGGCTGTGTTAAGGTTGTACCTGGCCAACAGCGACAGGTGTAATTGTCCTTATTCTCCACACAGGTGGCGCTGTTGAGACAGGGCTGAGACCGGCATGGCGGGGCCGGGATTTCACAGTGTTGCCCCATAAAGGCAGTCTGGGAGCAGTCACAGCTGTATCTGAGACATTATTTAAACcttttttaagaaaaataatTTGACAAGTTGACCTTTTCTATCATTCACAAACGGTGACTTAAACGTTACTCGCTCTCTTGGTTATTATACACAAGGTGCCTTACTTGTTTATCGCGTCGGTACAGACGGCCCCGTTTTGACACGGCTGCTCTCTGCAATCGTCCACATCTATCTCACAGCGGTCTCCCTGGAAACCGGGCCGGCAGCTGCACGTGAAGCTGTTGATGTAGTCACGGCAACTGCCGCCGTTGAGGCATGGCTGTGATTGGCACTCGTCTATCTCGAGCTCACAGGTGGCACCTGGAAACATCAGAGCCCAAAATGGAGGAATTTGGGCCACATCAGATTCTGTCTTCCTAAAAACCCAGCAATTAATTTAGCACTATGTTCTCTGCAGTGGGTGTTGCTGCTTGTGGGATGAAAACTTTACAGCCCTATGCTATCCTTTGTATTCATTTTGTCCAATTGTAATGGCTGTGTGATTCTTGTTAATTCCGTTATTGATGCGTAAAAACACAGAAGAAAACAACGTTTTGACATAAATTTTTCTTAAATTACATAGCTACGTTTTCAACATTTTCTAACTTATTAAAAGGTTTTTGCCCTGTTACTTGTATGTATTAGAGCAGCGAGTTGTGCATAGGCTACACCACCACTGCCATCAGTCAGTTTACTCCTGAACATATGCTTCTCTATTTGAAGTGTCCTAATGGAGgagtgtacatttacattttacatttagtcatttagcagacgctcttatccagagcgacttacagtaagtacagggacattccccccgaggcaagtagggtgaagtgccttgcccaaggacacaacctcatttggcttggcggggaatcgatccggcaaccttctgattactagtccgactccctcaccactcagctatctgactcccTGAGTATAGACTACCACAAAGTTCCCTGCCCCAAACCGGTCACATGACAGCGCAGATTTAACAAGATCTTCGATCTGAAATTAGCGAGGCATTTAACCTTATCGTAAAGTATGGTAAAGTAAGATGTTCTTTTAGATGGAGCTGGGATGAAGCAGAGATAAGCTTTCCTGAGCATGACTTATGTCTACCAACAGCATAAATCCCAGATCTCCCACTGCAACAGAACAGTGGTCACAAATGATTTCCCAGTTGAAGTTAGTGGACATACAAGCTCTGCTAACAGGACTAGGAGTAAAGTTGGATCAAGGTCACTTGGTGAGATCCTTGTTTAGTCTCATACACGTAACTAAAACTGTTAATCAGATTGGTTAAAAACCGTTGTACTAATATACTGTATGCTTAATGCTaatccccctctgcccccctgctTCTCATCTTAAACAGGAAGTAGATGAACCTTTCTTCCTTCTCACCTGTGTATCCTGGGCTGCAGGTGCACCTGTACGTGCCCACCTGGTCCACGCAGGTGGCCCCGTTGCGACACGGCTGGGACGCACACTCATCCACCTCCAGCTGGCAGAGCCGGCCCTGGTAACCAGGCACGCAGAAACACGAGTAGCCGTCACCACGGCTACGGCAGATGGCACGGTTGTTGCAAGGGTTGGGAGAGCAGGGGTCGTCCGTCCGATTGGCTGGCACACCTGAACACAGGAAGTGTCACATGGGATCATAAAGGGTTTATTgagcaggggctggggggaggggggatcaaATACAAATACTATTTGACTGTTTTTGAAGACTGAAGTTTCTGATCAAATTGTTTTGTCTTGGTGTATTAAGTAACTATAACtctggtacacacacagtagaggCGTGGCACTAGCTCCAAACAGTCGATCATTTTGCATTCTGCCTAGAGGAGATTTGTGCTTTGAATTGTCACACCcttccccctccgcccccccccccccccccaaaattgcCTTCTTCCACTCATCCTCTCTGCACAAGGACGCTTACAAACTTAAGAGGCCTCACAAAGAGCATCACGGCTCGCCTCCATGGCAACCAATACCACGGCTCCATCTCTGCATTCGCTCCATCGCCATGGCGACCgcattcagacagaagtcagTCATTTGTGGACATTCATCAGTACATTATTCATACAGTGAATGCTATGAATGTGAAGCACACGCTGTCGTTCGTATCGGCGGGCTTTGTGTCAACATGACAGACTGCCAGCAACGCGTTAAGCTCTTTCTTATTATTGTTTGGGAAgaaacacactgccacacaTACTAATCAGGGAATCAGTTCATTCAATTGAGTTATTCAAACCCAGCTTTCAGTAAGACTATAATGCGTATTCATACCCTGTATCTGACAGACGTGTTGATAATATAGTATATGTATGTAGGAACTGTTTTTTTAGTTCTGATCCACAACCACTGCAAGTATACATTAGTTATTGATCATAAATTTCTTTGGCATTACCATTTCATGGATGGTTTCTGTCTCTGCTAAATTTGGTTATAGATTAAGGGGGTACATTTCAATCCCACAGAGAGGATTCCCATTTGACCATGAGAAGCTTAGGAGTGTCTAGACCCCATCCCAGCATGATCCGCTTTGGGTCCTTTCCAAGTGCTCGGTTCGAGGTTTTGGGGTGTAGTTCCAAAAAAAGAAACAGCCTGTTGCTTTAACCGCGCGTTCCAATCCCAAGATCGACCAACCAGACATCCCTTCCCACACCATCCTAGGCTTCTTTCATATGCTAATGCCTAGTATAGCTCTTTGTCCAGCGCTATCtctaaagagagggagagcctcTCTTTAGCTCACATGTACAAGACCTGACCATCCCTGATGGATAGTCCCTGTGGATATTGCTGCTGGTTGTATTACTGGTGATAACACAACATGTTGAACACGTTTGTGGGCGTTTAGTGAGTTACTGGGATGCATGTGcaccctctctgctcccctccaaGGCCCTACCCCCATGGGGGCTTACGTGGGCCCCTATTGTCTGATCTGTCTCTTGTCCCTTCTCTGGCTCCTGTGGTCCTTTTAAATGCTGCCTTCAGTTCTGAGTGATAGCAATGATGTCACCACACAATCTTACATAAAGAATTCTAGCCATGCAAGCTATTTAACTCAATACCCAGACTGTACCACTGTACCTGTCGATATTTTGTTGATATGACAACTGATTACTGTGTCAGGTCAGTGCAGAACATGTTCTAGAGTCTGCTGGCAAAGTGCAGAAATATTTTATGTGGGAGCATTTTATATAATGAAAAACAGCATAGGCTTGCAAACATACCAGTGATCATGTAACCACACTCCACCACCATGATATAGTTAAACATTTGATGTATTGTCCAATATTGAAAAGTAGAAAGACAATATAAAGAGTATTGCAGCTTTATCATGATGATCACAGTGAATACTTTCTTGctgaaaatatttgaaatgaaaGCATAACAAATAtgttaaataaatgtaatttaccAATCAATGCCTCAAATGGAAATTAGTATTattataaacttttatttagGTTATATTCATATCTGATGAAATTCCATCAAACATGATGTTGAATACAGTGACAATAAAACTtatgattaaatataatacgAACTATTTCAGTTTTCACCACCCCCCAAACAAACGAGAGAACATTTAAACTTACCATTTATCAGTGCGTTTAGAAATATGATGCCTAAAGCACATGAAAATAATCTGAACCAATTAGACGGCAATAGATCCATATTCGTAATGAGAAATCATCCTGGTCGATACGTTTGACTCATATCTGTCCTTGGGCCATGTCCTGTGTGTTGTCAACCGCTGCCGCTGTTCTTCTGATCTCTTACCAACGCACCAATCGCTGATGGGCGTTGTGTGGCGCGCCAATCGGCTCAACGCTGGTACTCGATCCTCGCTCAAACGCGATCCTATAAAGGTCAATTGGAAATCGGATTTTGTTCAATAGCTTGAACTTGTCATGGAGAGTTCAATTAAATTAATACCTTCTTGAAACCAACGATTAAAAACGATGAAAGAATGACGAGGTCTTATTGGATCTGATACAATTATCTCGAGAATTTTCCGTCTTTCAAATTGGTGCAACTAAACTAAGAAAACGGAATCGTCCAGCAAACTCACAAACTAATGAGGGTTAATGTGACATCTACAGTCATTAGTTAAGTCTCAATCTATACATTCAACTCTGATGTGCGTGACTTAAGGACTGGGTTACAGAAATTGCACTAAGCTTAATAAAAACAGCCCACTTAAACCCGTTTTAACTGATTATTTCAACACTCAGTTAAGTCATACAGACATGTCTACATCGTGTCACTTAGTGACATGCCTACCACCACACTGTCGATGTATTTATAAGGATGCTTTTGAATTTCAAGTTGGACAGTGAATAAGGTCGCGTCTCTGCCCCCTAGCGCCGATTTGCGTACCAGCACCCTGTCCGTTTAAACACGTTGGGGTTTTCTTATAGGCTGCATATTGTTTACCCTCCAGCGATTGGTTCGTCAACTTCCCTCTTTGCCATAATTGGCTTAGCCGAGAACTCAGAGAAAATTCAAACTTTGAAAGGTTTTAGAGCAGGTTGAAGAGTCAGTAGCAGTACTATCTACCTAGCGACTCTAGGTagtttacaaacatatttttacGTCATGGCTCAGCCATTACGGATAGGTGAATTTTTGGACTTTAGTCCAATAAAGCCAGAAGACACCACAACATTATTTTGTGACAAAGAAAACACGGGTTCGGTAGAACTACCAGTTTTGAGTCTAGTGCAGTTCTCGAGGGCACCGTTCGTGACATTTGGATCGGTAAAGATAGGTTCTTCGAAATCAGTCGTCCTACGAGTTGAGAATCCGGATTCTGACAATGGAGCTACAGAAGTTACAGTGAATAAGATTGCATCTGCAAAAGGGTTTTCCGTTGACAAAACAATTTTTAACATTCAGGTAAACAAATGTATCTATTGttagcctacagtagcctactgttttAGCTAGCCACAGTAGTCGACTTAATCTAGCACTAATACGCGTCATTGACTTGCCTTGAACTTCCTAACGGTTAGCGCTAGAGCTATGCTAGCTGATCCTGTGTGAGTATTGTTTGTCATATAAAATATGAAAGGTAAATTACATATAGTCTAACCGATTGAAAACGGATGCATCACAGACCTCTATTGTATGTCGTCCTACTTAACTAATAGCCTAATGCCCATACAGTAGTATCTCACTGCATATTCTAATGTTCTTTTGGAATCAGTTGTCAAGTTTCGCTACTGTAGCATTTTATTACAGATGACTAACaattatgtgttttttttacactgTAGCATATAATGAGCAATACATAATATTGAGCTTTTGCCTGTAACTCCATTGTGATTTGCACTAGTCCAGACCAGAGCTACATTAACCAGAATGTGGGTCCTCAAGGTTTTAAGtcattacagtagcctacttagGCTATATAGCGTTGGTTGTCTGAGTTGAAGCGTTGCTGGTTGCCTGGTAAATAAAAGGGTGTATTTTATTTAGCCTACTTTATGTGCGAGGTTAGTATCATAGCCTAAAAACTATCTACAGTTGCACCTGTTCTTCCCTATTTCCTGCATGCATATGATCCTCAACTGG
The sequence above is a segment of the Hypomesus transpacificus isolate Combined female chromosome 26, fHypTra1, whole genome shotgun sequence genome. Coding sequences within it:
- the LOC124487629 gene encoding delta-like protein 1, with product MDLLPSNWFRLFSCALGIIFLNALINGVPANRTDDPCSPNPCNNRAICRSRGDGYSCFCVPGYQGRLCQLEVDECASQPCRNGATCVDQVGTYRCTCSPGYTGEKEERFIYFLFKMRSRGAEGD